A DNA window from Sporosarcina sp. ANT_H38 contains the following coding sequences:
- a CDS encoding DUF58 domain-containing protein, with product MKWIRYEEGFKPIYTGMGITLVFFLFALIYSLILPAACFAAVFAMFSFQNIYYSKVGKDLKLLPTRSRSRFLIGTVNEVLFEFENGKIPIWNGTLTLSIEDSVLPVVDNHHHFSGIFDFSVPFAIGSGEKVRISIPLEGRKRGLSRITRMTIEVPHIFGEGSVLMELAEPIKQESLVYPKITPLIGKLQPSPFRPGEVDQRHSLFHDKFQPVGTRDYVPTDRFDQIHWTASARMQKLQTKEYLPVTEQSILFVMNAIEKPRSPQDFDLKIERLASYADYCTRNAIPFSVVINIHTFGATPYMYLPTGIGKTQYQKTLEMLAVLSDKNAKLPFENVLQKVESKGVLPPTIVLITHEPERYSPFVKRWSKHNTVELDCFYEGAAINGSGTD from the coding sequence ATGAAATGGATACGTTATGAAGAAGGATTTAAACCGATTTATACAGGGATGGGGATTACGCTAGTTTTTTTCTTGTTTGCGCTCATTTACTCCTTGATTTTACCGGCAGCCTGTTTCGCGGCTGTCTTCGCCATGTTTTCGTTTCAAAACATTTACTATTCTAAAGTTGGTAAGGATTTGAAACTCTTACCAACGCGAAGTCGCAGTCGATTTCTTATTGGAACGGTAAATGAGGTTTTATTTGAATTTGAAAATGGGAAAATACCAATTTGGAACGGGACATTAACATTATCAATTGAGGATTCTGTCTTACCTGTAGTCGATAATCATCACCATTTCAGTGGTATTTTCGATTTCTCAGTACCTTTTGCAATTGGTAGCGGTGAAAAAGTGAGAATTTCAATACCGTTGGAAGGTCGTAAACGTGGCTTATCCAGAATAACACGAATGACAATTGAAGTTCCACATATTTTTGGAGAAGGGTCGGTCTTGATGGAGTTGGCGGAACCGATTAAACAGGAAAGTCTGGTTTATCCAAAAATAACCCCATTAATTGGAAAACTTCAACCGTCTCCGTTTAGGCCGGGGGAAGTAGATCAGCGACATTCACTTTTCCATGATAAATTTCAGCCTGTCGGGACAAGGGATTATGTCCCAACAGACCGATTCGATCAAATTCATTGGACAGCAAGCGCGCGGATGCAGAAATTACAAACAAAAGAGTATCTGCCAGTTACTGAGCAGTCGATTCTTTTCGTTATGAATGCAATTGAAAAACCACGTTCGCCTCAGGACTTTGACTTGAAAATAGAACGGCTCGCTTCTTATGCAGATTATTGTACGCGAAATGCCATTCCCTTTTCGGTTGTGATAAATATCCATACGTTCGGTGCAACGCCCTATATGTACTTGCCGACAGGAATAGGCAAAACTCAGTATCAAAAGACGCTCGAAATGCTTGCGGTTTTGTCGGATAAAAATGCTAAACTGCCATTTGAAAATGTACTGCAGAAGGTTGAGTCCAAAGGTGTTTTACCTCCTACCATTGTACTCATTACACATGAACCTGAACGTTACAGTCCATTCGTTAAAAGATGGTCAAAGCACAATACAGTTGAACTGGATTGTTTCTATGAGGGGGCGGCGATAAATGGATCAGGGACAGACTGA
- a CDS encoding SDR family oxidoreductase: protein MKTHLFTGFPGFIATQLIKELIRTGKVEKIYTVVQSSQVELAKEKATSIMNEMNIAFRFEIVVGDITKPGLGMDQQMIKELHEETLTIWHLAAIYDLAVKAAIAWQVNVEGTRQVVEFVRNHPSIERFMYFSTAYVAGKREGKLLETELIRPNSFKNHYEETKFEAELLVEELKKESAVTIIRPGIVRGHSTTGETIKFDGPYFFMNMIDKLRWMPIIPYVGKTKACINVVPIDYIINATVYLSNHEAAVSHTVHLTDPAPHPIEEIYCAMVVELTGKKPKGRLPRFLAERGLSSIRLQRTLGVEAETLDYMMWDASFDTTVAERLLEGSGIVCADFIKSIPSMTAFYEKNKKKSEFHIKIG, encoded by the coding sequence ATGAAAACTCATCTTTTTACAGGTTTTCCCGGATTCATAGCTACACAATTAATAAAAGAATTAATACGTACTGGAAAAGTGGAGAAAATTTACACTGTGGTTCAGTCAAGTCAAGTGGAGCTCGCAAAGGAAAAAGCTACGTCTATTATGAATGAGATGAATATTGCTTTTCGATTTGAAATAGTAGTCGGGGATATTACGAAACCTGGACTCGGGATGGACCAGCAGATGATTAAAGAGTTACATGAGGAAACGTTAACTATATGGCATCTTGCTGCCATATATGATCTTGCTGTGAAGGCTGCAATCGCATGGCAGGTCAATGTTGAAGGGACGAGACAAGTGGTGGAATTCGTAAGGAATCATCCTTCTATCGAGCGCTTTATGTATTTTAGCACGGCCTATGTTGCAGGGAAAAGGGAAGGGAAATTGCTTGAAACTGAATTAATTCGTCCGAATTCTTTTAAAAATCATTATGAGGAAACGAAATTTGAAGCGGAACTACTTGTGGAAGAACTGAAGAAGGAGTCCGCTGTGACAATTATTCGTCCTGGAATTGTACGTGGTCACTCTACAACAGGTGAAACTATTAAGTTTGACGGTCCATATTTTTTTATGAATATGATTGATAAATTACGATGGATGCCGATTATCCCTTATGTTGGGAAAACTAAGGCGTGTATAAATGTTGTGCCGATTGATTATATTATCAACGCTACAGTATATTTGTCTAACCATGAGGCGGCAGTCAGCCATACGGTTCACTTAACGGATCCTGCACCGCATCCGATTGAAGAAATTTACTGTGCAATGGTCGTTGAATTGACAGGGAAAAAACCTAAAGGCAGATTACCTCGGTTCCTTGCTGAAAGAGGACTCTCTTCAATTCGATTACAGCGCACACTGGGTGTCGAGGCTGAAACACTTGATTATATGATGTGGGATGCCTCTTTCGATACGACGGTTGCAGAGAGGCTTCTTGAAGGAAGCGGGATAGTATGCGCCGACTTTATTAAGTCGATACCATCTATGACAGCATTTTATGAGAAAAACAAGAAAAAAAGCGAATTTCATATAAAAATAGGGTGA
- a CDS encoding ATP-binding protein: protein MKYQTKNVMKHITFILDDAIRPGAVFGLEGTLLYVNDSFHKEFVNDGTGNIRELFIMPPTNLWDDIISDIKKTGNKTIDVNIRLGQNRISSVRMHLEYLDDDQQVIALFDVPQKFGDIAEKTYIQAFRNSDSFMVVMNRDGLIYDVNDQHSTFFNLPKKYFLGKSAEVILKLFPEDPESLINYYKDINLYGFAEKITRYDRSEDGVRYYQVTTLYDCETQVYLVRMNDRTEEMAMKNSLAHTNSLSTIGQLAASIAHEIRNPMTTLKGFVQLLKISATKDAMKYLSVIDEEVDRMESILSEMLVLSKPGQNERTTFSLGVLVADMIQVIYPKALMDGITITQKGNILKDSLINGDSDKIKQVLLNLFKNGIEAMTPGGNLSVFVSLDSPGKVVLGISDNGKGMDTEQVKQIFIPFFTTKSDGSGLGLPFVLKYIEEHGGTITVESEVDIGTTFIVTLPSAIRHDSATDTTKKRVHSP, encoded by the coding sequence TTGAAATATCAAACTAAAAATGTTATGAAACACATCACATTTATATTGGATGATGCAATCAGACCAGGTGCGGTTTTTGGCCTAGAAGGCACGCTTTTATATGTGAATGACTCGTTTCACAAAGAATTCGTCAATGATGGAACAGGAAATATTAGAGAACTTTTTATTATGCCACCTACTAATCTATGGGATGACATCATTAGTGATATAAAAAAAACTGGGAACAAAACAATCGATGTGAACATTCGACTAGGTCAGAATAGAATAAGTTCTGTTAGAATGCATCTTGAGTATTTAGATGATGATCAGCAGGTGATTGCACTATTTGATGTACCGCAAAAATTTGGGGATATAGCGGAAAAAACCTATATACAAGCTTTTCGTAATTCAGACAGCTTTATGGTTGTTATGAATCGGGATGGGCTAATCTATGATGTCAATGATCAGCATAGCACGTTTTTTAACCTGCCGAAAAAATACTTTTTGGGCAAATCAGCGGAAGTAATCTTAAAATTGTTTCCTGAAGATCCAGAATCACTAATCAATTATTATAAAGATATAAACCTCTATGGGTTTGCAGAAAAAATAACCAGGTATGACAGAAGCGAGGATGGTGTAAGATATTATCAAGTTACGACATTATACGATTGCGAGACACAAGTTTATTTGGTAAGAATGAACGATCGAACTGAAGAAATGGCCATGAAAAATAGTTTGGCCCATACAAATTCATTATCGACGATTGGACAACTGGCAGCAAGTATAGCGCATGAAATCAGAAATCCAATGACGACATTGAAAGGTTTTGTTCAATTACTTAAAATTTCCGCTACTAAGGACGCTATGAAATATCTTTCCGTTATTGATGAAGAAGTAGATAGAATGGAGTCGATATTAAGCGAAATGCTAGTACTATCTAAACCAGGACAGAACGAAAGGACGACATTCTCCTTAGGGGTGCTAGTGGCAGATATGATTCAAGTTATCTATCCGAAAGCATTAATGGATGGAATTACGATTACACAAAAAGGAAATATACTTAAAGATTCATTGATTAACGGCGATTCTGATAAAATTAAACAAGTTCTTCTCAATTTATTCAAAAATGGAATAGAAGCGATGACTCCTGGTGGGAATCTTTCTGTTTTTGTAAGTCTCGACAGTCCTGGAAAAGTTGTTTTAGGGATTTCAGATAATGGTAAAGGAATGGATACTGAACAAGTAAAACAAATTTTCATTCCATTTTTCACTACCAAGTCAGATGGGTCTGGACTAGGATTGCCATTTGTTTTGAAGTATATCGAAGAACATGGAGGAACGATTACGGTCGAGAGTGAAGTTGACATTGGAACAACCTTTATCGTAACATTGCCATCGGCGATTAGACATGACTCGGCAACAGATACAACTAAAAAAAGAGTTCATTCTCCGTAA
- a CDS encoding NAD(P)-dependent oxidoreductase, producing the protein MEIKKIAFIGTGVMGASVVKHLLDSNHEVTVYTRTKEKARSLIEAGAAWGDTVGATVKDAELIFTMVGYPVDVEEIYFGEGGIFSIGKAGQILIDMTTSSPALAVQIANAADELQMAAIDAPVSGGDIGAKNGTLSIMCGGKEEIFNAITPILSIFGNQIVYQGLAGSGQHAKMCNQIAIAMNMIGVCESLTYAEKAGLDPEIVLKSISSGAAGSWSLSNLAPRMLNGDFEPGFYVKHFLKDINIALTEAEAMQLSLPGLRLAREMYEQLVEKGFGEKGTQVLYKNY; encoded by the coding sequence ATGGAAATCAAAAAAATAGCGTTTATTGGAACAGGGGTTATGGGTGCTAGCGTCGTTAAACACCTTTTAGACAGTAATCATGAAGTGACTGTATATACTCGTACAAAAGAAAAAGCGAGGTCTCTTATTGAAGCTGGTGCTGCGTGGGGGGATACAGTGGGTGCAACTGTGAAGGATGCAGAACTAATTTTCACAATGGTAGGTTATCCGGTAGATGTCGAAGAAATCTATTTTGGAGAGGGAGGTATTTTTTCAATAGGTAAGGCAGGTCAAATTCTTATTGATATGACAACATCTAGCCCAGCACTGGCTGTACAGATTGCGAATGCCGCGGATGAGTTACAGATGGCGGCGATTGACGCGCCCGTTTCTGGAGGAGACATTGGGGCGAAGAATGGGACGTTGTCAATTATGTGCGGCGGCAAGGAAGAAATATTTAATGCGATTACACCGATTCTGTCAATATTCGGAAATCAAATTGTTTATCAAGGATTGGCAGGTTCAGGTCAGCACGCGAAAATGTGTAACCAAATTGCTATTGCGATGAATATGATCGGTGTTTGCGAATCACTAACGTATGCTGAAAAAGCGGGACTGGATCCTGAAATCGTATTGAAATCTATTTCATCGGGAGCAGCGGGCTCGTGGTCATTATCGAATTTAGCACCACGGATGTTGAATGGGGATTTTGAACCAGGTTTTTATGTTAAGCATTTCTTGAAAGATATAAACATTGCGCTGACAGAAGCTGAGGCAATGCAACTATCACTTCCCGGTTTGCGGCTTGCGCGTGAAATGTATGAGCAGCTCGTTGAAAAAGGATTTGGAGAGAAAGGGACACAAGTCCTGTATAAAAATTATTAA
- a CDS encoding MoxR family ATPase: protein MTTIQKFKTELNKAIIGREKEFDFMLIALLQQGHVLLESVPGSGKTMMAKSFANAFRGAFGRVQFTPDVLPSDVTGIRYFNPQTQEFILKAGPVSTNILLADEINRATPRTQSSLLESMEEKQVTIDGETIKLPTPFMVIATQNPIESQQGTFPLPAAQLDRFLFKLNIGYPSFEEEHLILKQYGKNPGAITTSSVIGPAEVANWSREAGEVVVHEDIERYILKIVRATREHTFLELGLSSRATLAIFRATKAHAFISGRSYATPDDVKKIIGPAALHRLELSTEGMLTKDLADVLKDIVNSIPVPIEAFV, encoded by the coding sequence TTGACTACTATACAGAAATTTAAAACTGAATTGAATAAAGCAATTATCGGGAGGGAAAAAGAATTCGATTTTATGCTTATTGCTCTATTACAACAGGGACATGTGTTACTTGAGAGTGTGCCGGGGTCAGGAAAGACGATGATGGCGAAAAGTTTTGCAAACGCATTTCGAGGTGCATTTGGAAGGGTTCAATTCACGCCAGATGTACTTCCATCCGATGTGACGGGGATTCGTTATTTCAATCCACAAACGCAGGAATTCATTTTGAAGGCAGGGCCAGTTTCCACAAATATTTTACTTGCAGATGAAATTAACCGGGCAACACCACGGACACAGTCGAGTCTGCTTGAATCGATGGAGGAAAAACAAGTTACGATTGATGGAGAAACGATAAAACTACCTACACCTTTTATGGTCATTGCAACACAAAATCCGATTGAGTCACAACAAGGAACTTTCCCTCTTCCGGCTGCACAACTCGACCGTTTCCTGTTTAAGTTGAATATTGGTTATCCATCGTTCGAAGAAGAGCATCTCATATTAAAGCAATACGGAAAAAATCCGGGTGCTATTACTACATCATCAGTCATCGGACCGGCAGAAGTGGCAAATTGGTCAAGAGAAGCAGGGGAAGTAGTTGTACATGAAGATATAGAACGATATATATTAAAAATCGTTCGTGCAACGAGAGAACACACCTTTTTGGAACTTGGACTTAGTTCACGTGCTACGCTGGCAATATTTCGAGCGACAAAAGCGCATGCTTTTATTTCTGGCAGAAGCTATGCAACCCCGGATGACGTGAAAAAAATAATTGGACCAGCGGCTTTGCATCGCCTAGAATTGTCGACAGAAGGAATGTTAACAAAAGACCTTGCAGATGTGTTGAAAGACATAGTCAATTCTATCCCGGTGCCAATAGAGGCATTCGTTTAA
- a CDS encoding MarR family winged helix-turn-helix transcriptional regulator, which produces MMTKDTERALKLFIVLSRASKVILEEAHKPSEKHGLNPTEFAVLELLHHRGRQPIQKIGQKILLRSGSMTYVVDKLEKRGLLERVFCEEDKRITYMSITPAGVSLMTSIFPEHAVNIESLMSSLAPEEQDQAIVLLRKLGLSVKNLS; this is translated from the coding sequence ATAATGACAAAAGATACAGAACGGGCACTGAAATTATTTATCGTTCTTTCAAGAGCGAGCAAAGTAATTTTGGAAGAAGCGCATAAACCGAGTGAAAAGCATGGACTTAATCCGACTGAATTTGCCGTGCTTGAATTGCTTCATCATAGGGGAAGACAACCTATACAGAAAATTGGGCAGAAAATCTTACTTCGTAGTGGTTCGATGACCTACGTTGTCGATAAACTTGAAAAAAGAGGGCTATTAGAACGAGTTTTTTGTGAAGAGGATAAGCGGATTACATATATGTCAATTACCCCTGCTGGAGTTAGTTTAATGACTTCGATATTCCCGGAACATGCGGTTAATATCGAATCTCTTATGTCTTCTCTCGCTCCCGAGGAACAAGATCAGGCAATTGTATTATTGCGGAAATTAGGTCTATCGGTAAAGAACTTATCATGA
- a CDS encoding chemotaxis protein CheW, which produces MKADLVTYEVFEFVEFQVGKSNFGIGIQNVREIIQPVPVTVLPHAHPYIEGIIQLRGEVLPVIDLRKVTGNTDINDGDETKYIVAEFDGTTVVLDVTAVTQIQRINFSDIEPASDMYTGEKVPVSGIIKRDDGMILLVDFEKVISEQIK; this is translated from the coding sequence ATGAAAGCAGATCTAGTAACTTATGAGGTTTTTGAATTTGTAGAGTTTCAGGTCGGAAAAAGTAATTTTGGAATTGGCATTCAGAATGTGCGTGAAATAATTCAACCTGTTCCAGTAACTGTATTGCCACATGCTCACCCGTACATTGAAGGAATCATTCAACTAAGGGGAGAAGTGCTTCCTGTCATCGATCTGAGGAAAGTAACAGGAAATACAGATATTAATGATGGTGATGAGACAAAATATATCGTCGCGGAATTTGACGGGACGACAGTTGTTCTAGATGTGACAGCAGTCACTCAAATTCAACGGATCAATTTCTCGGATATTGAACCTGCCTCTGATATGTACACGGGCGAAAAAGTGCCTGTTTCAGGGATTATCAAGCGAGATGACGGAATGATTCTTCTCGTTGACTTTGAAAAAGTAATTTCGGAACAAATCAAGTAA
- a CDS encoding YkyB family protein, translating into MKNKHSIRQLAIAIYTVNRHAKTAPDNKQLYALKKMAIDKLLSLGTAEKIGLHFVDNPKFSKQHSTVLVRCDEFLFHTIPEKEDFNSLPHLGQQDPTSRNPQERMSLKTARELLTNYVGPVHQKVPAKKKTTLKKSIHSIQSTQSFRSSYLDGK; encoded by the coding sequence TTGAAAAACAAACATTCCATCCGTCAATTAGCAATTGCCATCTATACGGTAAATCGTCATGCAAAAACAGCACCTGATAACAAACAGCTCTACGCTTTAAAGAAAATGGCGATAGACAAACTTCTTAGCTTGGGTACCGCAGAAAAAATCGGATTGCATTTTGTCGATAATCCAAAATTTAGTAAGCAGCATTCCACAGTCCTCGTCCGATGTGACGAATTCCTCTTTCATACAATCCCGGAAAAAGAAGACTTCAATTCACTTCCACACCTCGGACAACAAGATCCAACTTCTCGCAACCCGCAAGAACGGATGAGCTTGAAAACTGCGCGCGAGCTTCTCACCAATTATGTGGGTCCTGTCCACCAGAAAGTACCTGCGAAGAAAAAAACTACACTCAAAAAGTCTATTCACAGCATTCAAAGTACACAAAGTTTCCGTTCATCTTATTTGGATGGAAAATGA
- a CDS encoding TrkH family potassium uptake protein, with the protein MKFNRENLRRFTPAQVIVFYYFVAIAFSFLLLNLPGVYLPGVKVSFIDSLFTAVSAVSVTGLTPISIGSTYSVFGICMLMLVLQIGGIGIMSIGTFFWLLVRKRIGLRERQLIMVDHNQYSLAGVVNLIQEIVKIIFLIEIIGGLLFTAYIMRFYDTFSEALLNGMFMSVSATTNAGFDITGMSLTQYFNDYFVQTLTMILIVLGAIGFPVLIEVKSYFSKKVPNFRFSLFTKITTSTFGFLLVFGTVIIFILESMNSFKGMVWHEKIFTALFFSVSSRSGGLTTHDVTKFSEATDIFISSLMFIGASPSSVGGGIRTTTFAVAVLFLINFARGNQVINIFHRQIKLIDVFRSFAVIILALAMVMIALIILLVTEPGVPVVALLFEITSAFGTCGMSLGITSDLSVIGKVIIMLLMFIGRVGLISFLFTLGGKTKKLKYHFPKERVIIG; encoded by the coding sequence ATGAAATTCAATCGCGAGAATTTACGCAGGTTCACTCCTGCTCAAGTAATTGTGTTTTATTATTTTGTGGCTATTGCATTTTCGTTTTTACTGTTAAATTTGCCGGGAGTTTATCTACCTGGTGTGAAGGTGAGCTTCATTGATAGTTTGTTTACAGCCGTCAGTGCCGTCAGCGTTACCGGACTAACACCCATTAGTATTGGGAGTACTTATTCTGTTTTCGGTATTTGTATGCTTATGCTTGTGTTGCAAATTGGTGGAATTGGAATCATGTCGATCGGTACGTTTTTTTGGTTGCTCGTCAGAAAGCGAATTGGTTTACGAGAACGGCAGCTAATTATGGTCGATCATAATCAGTACAGTCTCGCTGGGGTAGTTAATCTAATTCAGGAAATCGTTAAAATTATATTTTTAATTGAAATCATTGGCGGCTTATTATTTACAGCATATATAATGCGATTCTATGACACATTTAGTGAAGCGCTCCTCAACGGAATGTTCATGTCGGTTTCCGCAACAACAAATGCCGGATTTGATATTACGGGAATGTCGCTCACGCAGTATTTCAATGATTACTTTGTTCAGACCTTGACAATGATACTTATCGTACTGGGAGCAATCGGTTTTCCTGTTCTAATTGAAGTGAAAAGTTATTTTTCGAAAAAAGTACCTAATTTCCGTTTTTCCTTATTTACCAAAATAACTACTTCTACATTCGGATTTTTACTCGTTTTTGGTACGGTCATAATCTTTATTTTGGAATCAATGAATTCTTTCAAAGGAATGGTATGGCATGAAAAAATATTTACTGCACTATTCTTTTCGGTGTCTTCAAGATCTGGAGGACTTACAACGCATGATGTAACAAAGTTCAGTGAAGCAACAGATATATTCATCAGTTCACTGATGTTCATTGGCGCTTCACCGAGTTCAGTAGGCGGTGGAATTCGGACAACTACATTTGCGGTTGCGGTCCTATTTCTAATCAACTTTGCCCGTGGTAATCAAGTCATTAATATCTTTCATCGGCAAATCAAGTTGATAGATGTTTTCCGTTCATTTGCTGTCATTATCCTTGCGCTGGCAATGGTCATGATAGCACTTATCATTCTGCTTGTGACAGAACCTGGTGTCCCGGTAGTTGCGCTGTTATTTGAAATAACTTCCGCTTTCGGAACATGCGGCATGTCACTTGGTATAACATCAGATCTTTCTGTAATTGGAAAAGTGATCATCATGCTGTTGATGTTTATTGGACGAGTTGGGCTCATTTCGTTCCTCTTTACATTAGGAGGAAAAACAAAGAAATTGAAATATCATTTTCCAAAGGAAAGGGTTATTATCGGATAA
- a CDS encoding TerC family protein: protein MEAIILEYAWVLLVLIVLEGLLAADNAVVMAVMVKHLPRDQQRKALFYGLLGAFVFRFAALFMITFLVNIWQIQALGAAYLLFISVKHIIDQRKGGDAHPDAKKGKQSGFWMTVVKVELADIAFALDSMLAAVALAVTLPKVGNFDIGGINGGQFIVMLLGGIIGLVIMRFAARHFVVLLQKFPSLETAAFLIVGWVGVKLAVLALAHPGLAILDESFPHSTGWQVTFWIVLLGIGLNGYLFGVRKSKKKA, encoded by the coding sequence TTGGAAGCAATAATATTGGAATATGCATGGGTACTTCTTGTACTCATCGTACTTGAAGGATTACTAGCAGCGGATAACGCGGTTGTTATGGCGGTCATGGTAAAGCATTTACCACGTGATCAACAGCGAAAGGCACTTTTTTACGGATTATTAGGAGCGTTTGTTTTCCGTTTTGCAGCATTGTTCATGATCACATTCCTCGTGAACATCTGGCAAATACAAGCTCTTGGGGCAGCATACTTATTGTTCATTTCCGTTAAGCACATTATTGACCAGCGAAAAGGTGGGGATGCACATCCCGATGCTAAAAAAGGCAAACAATCCGGTTTTTGGATGACGGTTGTGAAAGTCGAACTTGCGGATATTGCATTTGCACTAGATTCGATGTTGGCAGCTGTTGCTCTTGCGGTAACGTTACCTAAAGTTGGTAATTTCGATATTGGTGGCATTAACGGTGGACAATTCATCGTCATGCTGTTAGGTGGTATAATTGGTTTAGTCATCATGCGATTTGCTGCACGTCATTTTGTTGTTCTTTTGCAAAAGTTCCCTTCATTGGAAACGGCGGCATTTCTTATTGTTGGATGGGTTGGTGTCAAATTGGCTGTTCTTGCACTGGCACATCCAGGCTTGGCTATCCTCGATGAATCCTTCCCACATTCAACTGGGTGGCAAGTGACATTCTGGATTGTTCTACTTGGAATTGGACTAAATGGTTACTTGTTTGGGGTTAGAAAAAGCAAGAAAAAAGCATGA
- a CDS encoding aspartyl-phosphate phosphatase Spo0E family protein yields the protein MEWNLEEKIELLRIEMMNVANKKGLTADETIGASRKLDNLMDQYEELKKKLIVNV from the coding sequence TTGGAGTGGAATTTAGAAGAGAAAATTGAATTATTACGTATAGAGATGATGAATGTGGCGAATAAAAAAGGACTGACTGCTGATGAAACGATAGGGGCTAGCAGAAAGCTTGATAATCTGATGGATCAGTACGAAGAGCTAAAAAAAAAGCTGATAGTGAATGTGTGA